Genomic segment of Pirellulales bacterium:
ACGTGCAAATCCCCATGTTCGAAGGCGCGCTCTCGGCCGGGCAACGGGTGCGGCGGGCCGGCGAACTGTTGGCGTCGGTCGGCATGACTCATCGGGCAAAGCATCTGCCGAGCCAATTGTCGGTCGGCGAACGGCAACGTGTCGCCATCGCCCGAGCCTTGGCCAACGAAGCACCGTTGCTCTTGGCCGACGAGCCCACCGGCAACCTCGATTCACACAGCGGGGCCGACGTGCTGGACCTGTTCGACCAACTCCACACCGAGCACGGCATGACGCTGATCGTCATCACCCACAGCTTGGAAGTGGCCGAGCGGGCCGAGCGAATCGTCTGGATCCGCGACGGCCGAGTGGTCGAAGAACCACTGAACGCCGGCACGATCACTACCCATCAGCGAGCGCATAGCTAGCGGGCACCTCGTTAGCAAGCGCATCGCCAAACGGCGCATTGTTTGCTACAGAGCGACATACGACGCCAAAAATCGGACAGGACACCCGTCAGTCTGCTCGAAACAAGTTTGCTGTTGAGGCCGTCCCTCGCTAACGCTTCGGGCTACTTTCCCGTCGAGGGGAGCATGCATACTAGCCCGAAGCGTTAGCGAGGACGGCGAGGTCCGCGTTAGCGATACTAGCCCGAAGCGTTAGCGAGGACGGCGCGGCTGCTTTTCGCCGCCGCCGTCAGCCGAGTTTTACAACCGTGTGCCACTGGCTTCGCCAGTGTTCCGGATCCAAGCTGGAGGGATCATGGGAAGCGATGGCGGAGCCCGTGTCACGCTGAACGTCAACCGATCTCGAATATTCCTTCGGCTACACCCATGCGATTCTTCGCGTTTGTTTGGAAAAACGTCTCTCGCCGCAAGATGCGCAGCGGGCTGACCGTGGTCGGTCTGGGCGTTGCCGTGGCCGCGGTCGTGAGCCTCTTCGGCATTTCCGACGGCTTTTCGACGCAATTCAAGGCTCTCTACGCTCGCCGCGGCATCGATCTGGTCGTGCAGCGGGTCGGCAGCAAGACCGAACTGAACAACGGTCTGCCAAATTCCTTGGGGGAAGACATCAGAAAGCTGCCCGGCGTCTCGGCCGTGATGGGTGGGCTGATGGACGTCGTGTCGTTTCCGGAGCAAAACATTCCCAGCGTAATTATCAATGGCTGGGCCCCCGATTCTCCGCTGTTCAAGGAACTGCACATCCTGCCCGGCGGCCGGTTGCTCCATGCGGGCGACCATCATAAGGTGCTGCTCGGCAGCGTCTTGGCCGAGAATTTGAGCGTCAAGGTCGGCGACACGATCCCGCTCTATGGCGAAAAGGCCGAGGTTGTCGGAGTTTTCAAAAGCGACGAGCACTACGAAAGCGGCTCGATCGTCGCCCTTTTGTCCGATATGCAGCAATTCATGAACCGGCCGCATCAGGTGACCGGCTTCATCGTTCGGGCCGCGATCCCCAAAGACGCCAGCCCGGAACAGAAAGCCGGCATCCTCGATCAATTGCAGCGCCAGATCGACGCGCTCGATCCCACCATTGCCGCCATCCCGACCGATCAATTCATCGACAGCGTCGGACCGATCAAGCTGAGCCGGGCAGTGGCCTGGGTCACCTCGGCCATCGCGCTATTGATTGGCGGGATCGGCATGTTGAACACGATGGTGATGTCGGTCTACGAGCGGATTCGCGAGATCGGCACCTTGCGAGCCATCGGATGGAAGAAGATTCAAGTGATTCGCATGATCCTGGTCGAATCGCTGCTTTTGAGCCTGGCCGGGGGCACCGTCGGCGCGCTCGCCGCCGTTGGCCTTACCCATGTGCTCAGCCATTTCCGCCAGACCGCCGGCTTCATTCAAGGCACGGTCGCACCGACGGTGATCGTGCAAGGCTTTTTATTGGCCGTCGCCATCGGCGTCGGCGGAGCCATCTATCCCGCCTGGTGGGGCGCGAACCTACGTCCTGTCGAAGCGATGCGGCGGAAATGATCGCCGTGTCCGACGGGCCACCCTGGAGCCCGCAGCGCAAGCAAGGAATTACCGGGACTCTCTCTTGCTAGCGGTCGCGCTGCTGTCGCTCAGGCAGTGTGGCACTGGCAAGCGCAGCCTGCCAATGCGAGCGCGGGTGAGAGTTTCGGTCTCAGCAACACGCGACCCTCCTATCGTTCTCGACACCCGCTCATCAATGTTCACACGAACTCGCGGGGCCGCACTGGCAGACTGCGCTTGCCTGTGGCACACGACGCTCGCGGGCGGCCAGCGTGGAGCCCGCAGTGCAAGCAGGGACGAATCCGAAAACTCCTTTGCTACCGCGTCGGGCTCCTGCCGCACACCACCAAACAGCCGCCGGTCATGGCTTCGGGTGCTGCGATAGTAGATAGCCCATCAGGTTATAGAAGTCCGTTTCGCTGAGGATGTCGGCAACGTTCGCCGGCATCGGCGAGAGGGGGAGGATGCGGCGTTCGGCAACGTTGCTCTTGGCGATTTGCGTTTCCTTGCCTTGGTTGTCCACCAGCACCACGGTTTGGCCTTCCTCGCGCACGACCAGGCCGGTGAAACTGCGGCCGTCGTCGGTTTGGATTTGCGTCGCACGGAACGCTTGATCGACGATGCGGTTTGGATCGAGCACGTCTTCCAATAATCGAT
This window contains:
- a CDS encoding ABC transporter permease → MRFFAFVWKNVSRRKMRSGLTVVGLGVAVAAVVSLFGISDGFSTQFKALYARRGIDLVVQRVGSKTELNNGLPNSLGEDIRKLPGVSAVMGGLMDVVSFPEQNIPSVIINGWAPDSPLFKELHILPGGRLLHAGDHHKVLLGSVLAENLSVKVGDTIPLYGEKAEVVGVFKSDEHYESGSIVALLSDMQQFMNRPHQVTGFIVRAAIPKDASPEQKAGILDQLQRQIDALDPTIAAIPTDQFIDSVGPIKLSRAVAWVTSAIALLIGGIGMLNTMVMSVYERIREIGTLRAIGWKKIQVIRMILVESLLLSLAGGTVGALAAVGLTHVLSHFRQTAGFIQGTVAPTVIVQGFLLAVAIGVGGAIYPAWWGANLRPVEAMRRK
- a CDS encoding ABC transporter ATP-binding protein, with the translated sequence MFDSSQPALLRCERVGRTYTDGEVTALVDVSLEIRRGEYVAIMGPSGSGKSTLLNLLGTLDRPTSGEIYFEDKPLSTLRDLDNFRSRKIGFVFQSFYLLPTLTAIENVQIPMFEGALSAGQRVRRAGELLASVGMTHRAKHLPSQLSVGERQRVAIARALANEAPLLLADEPTGNLDSHSGADVLDLFDQLHTEHGMTLIVITHSLEVAERAERIVWIRDGRVVEEPLNAGTITTHQRAHS